In one Sporomusa sphaeroides DSM 2875 genomic region, the following are encoded:
- the rph gene encoding ribonuclease PH, whose protein sequence is MARADGRTNSELRKIKITRNYLKYAEGSVLIEFGDTKVICAATIEEKVPPFLKGSGEGWVSAEYSLLPRSTQSRNVREAARGKQSGRTHEIQRLIGRALRSVIDLKALGEKTIWLDCDVVQADGGTRTAAITGSFVALVDAVSRIWGDSQKPFPVKDFLAAVSVGVMPEGVYLDLCYSEDSMAVVDMNLVMTGSGEFVEVQGTGEKGTFSQTQLNEMIAVGSQGIDILLDIQKETLGQLAWKVGREG, encoded by the coding sequence ATGGCCAGAGCAGACGGACGCACAAACAGCGAACTCAGAAAAATAAAAATTACCCGCAATTATTTAAAATATGCCGAAGGATCGGTGCTTATTGAGTTTGGCGACACCAAGGTGATTTGTGCGGCTACTATTGAAGAAAAGGTTCCGCCATTTTTGAAAGGGTCAGGCGAAGGCTGGGTGAGTGCCGAATATTCCCTGTTGCCGCGTTCCACCCAGAGCCGCAATGTCCGGGAAGCTGCCAGAGGCAAGCAAAGCGGCCGCACTCACGAAATTCAGCGGTTGATTGGCCGGGCGTTGCGCAGTGTTATTGACCTTAAAGCCTTAGGGGAAAAGACCATCTGGCTGGACTGTGATGTGGTGCAGGCTGACGGCGGAACCCGGACAGCCGCCATTACCGGTTCGTTTGTAGCTCTGGTTGATGCGGTAAGCCGCATTTGGGGCGATAGTCAGAAGCCCTTTCCGGTCAAGGACTTTTTGGCGGCCGTGAGTGTCGGCGTCATGCCTGAGGGAGTTTATCTTGATTTATGTTATAGTGAAGACTCCATGGCTGTTGTTGACATGAATCTGGTCATGACCGGCAGCGGTGAATTTGTTGAAGTGCAGGGAACCGGTGAAAAAGGAACCTTTAGCCAAACACAGCTAAATGAAATGATTGCAGTGGGCAGTCAGGGGATTGACATTCTGCTGGACATCCAAAAAGAAACACTGGGCCAGTTGGCATGGAAAGTAGGCCGGGAGGGATAA